Proteins co-encoded in one Ensifer sp. PDNC004 genomic window:
- a CDS encoding XapX domain-containing protein: MKMYLLSLGAGLLVGVIYALLNVRSPAPPVIALIGLLGILIGEQSVPLVKRALSGEPVNLSWFNRQCMPHVFGHLPGGQAAAGVVKDAAGNDERA; the protein is encoded by the coding sequence ATGAAGATGTACCTTCTCTCGCTCGGAGCCGGGCTGCTCGTCGGCGTCATCTATGCGCTGCTCAATGTCCGCTCGCCGGCGCCGCCGGTCATCGCGCTGATCGGTCTGCTCGGCATTCTCATCGGGGAGCAGTCCGTGCCCCTGGTCAAGCGCGCCCTGTCGGGTGAGCCGGTCAACCTCTCCTGGTTCAATCGGCAGTGCATGCCGCATGTGTTCGGCCATCTGCCCGGCGGGCAGGCCGCGGCTGGCGTGGTGAAGGATGCAGCCGGCAACGACGAGAGGGCCTGA